The proteins below are encoded in one region of Triticum aestivum cultivar Chinese Spring chromosome 1B, IWGSC CS RefSeq v2.1, whole genome shotgun sequence:
- the LOC123087503 gene encoding cysteine-rich receptor-like protein kinase 2 — MQPRPGRPRGRHSLRPAAADVLRCVVLAGAIAVVAAGANADAAPAILDTVCGSKQAADPESFDVSFVNTLELIYQNVTRSGFGAASSGSGNFSVFGLGQCLAYLSPTDCQLCYAQSRVKLPHCLPADGGRIYVDGCFLRYGAGNFTAAATDASDTFVCSNDTAPATPAFAAAAAALVRNVTASAPGARGYYYARSASASAMPTGARVYAAAQCWRSLNATACAACTASARDRVVRQCLPGAAEGYGLNAGCVVRYSTQPFYLPAKAGGGGGSSTRHIIIIVFASILSAMAVIGIVFIWTRMRPRRDDLHDDMDGSGEIIRTIMLSQLGFRYEELRKATDDFNQINKLGQGGYGSVYKGVLPDGREIAVKRLYLNTRQWTDQFFNEVKLVSQVQHKNLVKLLGCSVEGPESLLVYEYLCNTSLDHYLFDAFKKNALDWERRSEIVLGAAEGLSYLHSGSEVRIIHRDIKASNVMLDERFRPKIGDFGLARNFMEDQTHLSTGLAGTFGYMAPEYIVHGQLTEKADIYSYGVLVLEIVTGRKNHNSVASSAEGLSLMSQLWKHYNAGTLMEILDPNLRDQCSEAEALKVFQVGLLCAQASPNLRPPMWKVVEMLGSGDRVLPRPTEPPFINVKGSNAKSESSGSSMSLMSNSDKSPFSTNQLSVSGVQAR, encoded by the exons ATGCAACCACGTCCCGGAAGACCCCGCGGCCGCCACTCCCTGCGCCCGGCCGCGGCGGACGTGCTCCGGTGTGTCGTCCTCGCCGGGGCCATCGCCGTCGTGGCCGCGGGCGCGAACGCGGACGCGGCGCCGGCGATCCTGGACACGGTGTGCGGGTCCAAGCAGGCGGCCGACCCGGAGTCGTTCGACGTGAGCTTCGTCAACACCCTGGAGCTCATCTACCAGAACGTGACGCGGTCCGGCTTCGgcgccgcctcctccggctccggcaacTTCTCCGTCTTCGGGCTCGGTCAGTGCCTCGCCTACCTCTCCCCGACCGACTGCCAGCTCTGCTACGCGCAGAGCCGCGTGAAGCTGCCCCACTGCCTCCCGGCCGACGGCGGCCGCATCTACGTCGACGGCTGCTTCCTCCGCTACGGCGCCGGCaacttcaccgccgccgccaccgacgccagcGACACGTTCGTCTGCTCCAACGACACCGCGCCGGCAACCCCGGCGTTCGCTGCCGCGGCGGCCGCGCTGGTGCGCAACGTCACGGCATCCGCGCCGGGGGCGAGGGGGTACTACTACGCcaggtcggcgtcggcgtcggcgatgCCGACCGGCGCGCGGGTGTACGCGGCAGCGCAGTGCTGGAGGTCGCTGAACGCCACCGCGTGCGCGGCATGCACGGCGAGCGCGCGCGACCGGGTGGTACGGCAGTGCCTTCCCGGCGCCGCCGAGGGGTACGGGCTCAACGCCGGCTGCGTCGTCAGGTACTCCACGCAGCCCTTCTACCTGCCGGCcaaagccggcggcggcggcgggtcatCCA CCCGGCACATAATCATCATCGTCTTCGCCTCCATCCTCTCCGCCATGGCAGTCATCGGCATAGTATTCATCTGGACACGAATGAGGCCCAGGAGAGACGACCTCCACGACG ACatggacggctccggcgagatcATCCGCACCATCATGTTGTCGCAGCTCGGCTTCCGGTATGAGGAGCTGCGCAAGGCGACCGATGACTTCAATCAGATCAACAAGCTCGGCCAGGGCGGCTACGGTTCAGTTTACAAG GGTGTGCTTCCGGATGGCCGGGAGATCGCCGTGAAGCGGCTCTACCTCAACACGCGGCAGTGGACCGACCAGTTCTTCAACGAGGTGAAGCTCGTCAGCCAGGTGCAGCACAAGAACCTCGTCAAGCTCCTCGGGTGCAGCGTCGagggccccgagagcctcctcgtctACGAGTACCTCTGCAACACCAGCCTCGATCACTACCTCTTTg ACGCTTTCAAAAAGAACGCGTTGGACTGGGAGCGGCGGTCGGAGATTGTCCTCGGGGCGGCGGAGGGTTTGTCATACCTCCACAGTGGCTCCGAGGTCAGGATCATACATAGGGACATAAAGGCCAGCAATGTGATGTTGGATGAGAGGTTCAGGCCTAAGATCGGCGATTTCGGCCTGGCGAGGAACTTCATGGAAGATCAGACCCACCTCAGCACCGGCCTTGCAGGAACATT TGGATATATGGCCCCGGAGTACATCGTACACGGGCAGCTGACGGAGAAGGCCGACATCTACAGCTACGGCGTGCTGGTCCTTGAGATCGTCACCGGCCGCAAGAACCACAACTCCGTGGCGTCATCGGCCGAGGGACTGTCCCTCATGTCACAG TTATGGAAGCACTACAACGCCGGCACACTGATGGAGATCCTGGACCCGAACCTCCGCGACCAATGCTCGGAGGCGGAAGCTCTCAAGGTGTTCCAAGTCGGGTTGCTGTGCGCGCAGGCGTCGCCGAACCTCAGACCGCCGATGTGGAAGGTGGTGGAGATGCTGGGAAGTGGTGACAGGGTGTTGCCCCGGCCTACCGAGCCTCCGTTCATCAACGTGAAGGGGTCGAACGCGAAGAGCGAAAGCTCGGGGTCATCAATGTCTCTGATGTCGAACTCCGACAAGTCGCCGTTCTCGACGAACCAGCTGTCGGTGAGTGGGGTGCAGGCCAGGTGA